CGGCCATGTTGCCAAATATGTTGGTTCTGCGATTTACCGCAATGAACTAGCACAAGGCCAAAGCCAGACAGATGTGTTTGATGCTTACCCGCTTGCGAAGCAGAAAGAAGCGATGAAGTTCATTGCCGATAATGCTTTCAAACTTCCTTCTTTCTGGAAGAATGAAGAAGTTCTGAAGCGTGTTGGTTATGATTTCTACAGCAACACAGTAAACGGTTTTGGTACTCGTATCGTGCGTTCTATGCTGGCTCCGGCTAAGATAGACCGTATCGTGAAATTCCGCGAAGGTGGTCTTGAAACATATGATCCGGTTGAACTGTTTGGTGATGTGAAAGCTGCGGTATTTGAAGAGCTTAAAGACCGTAAACCTAACGTTTCTGCGTACCGCCGTAACCTTCAGGGTGAAATGGTGAACCACCTGATTGCAGGTATTGAAGCAGAAGATGGTAAAGTAAGCGAAGATTACCGTTCATTGAGCCGTGCAACCCTTGTTGAACTTGAAAGCGAGCTTAAGAAGGTTGGGGCACGTAATGCGAAAATAATGTCTGGCATTCACTTCCTAAACCTTGCAGGTAAGATCGAAAAAGCACTGGATGCTGATTAAGATTAATCACTCAATTGAGTGTTAAAATGATGAGGGAGGTTAGCGAAAGCTGGCCTCCTTTTCTTTTGGTATATGCATAAGGTTTATAAACTTTCATCACGCGTAAGTGATTGTGCAATAAGGTGTTTTACCTTTAGTCCAGAAATGGTCGGTGTTTAGGGGAAACACATAAGGAAGAGTTTGATCATGAAATCAATTCTAAGCCTGTTGCTGGTGGGGACTATTGCAACAACTACCATTCATACATATTCAGCAAATGCCTACATGGGTTTTCAGGAAGCGAAGGAAACTGAAGCTGTTACTGTTGAACTAGGAAAACGTTATTTGCTTCAATCTGGTATTTTGGAGGAAGAACGGGAAATACTCGTTCATTTACCAAAAAGCTATGATCCTTCGGACGGTAATACTCAGAAATATCCTGTTATTGTTGTGCTGGACGGTGACAGCCATTTCGGGCATGCAACTCTTGGCTCAGGGCTGCTTGAAGAAAACAGCCGTATGCCGGAAGCGATTATTGTTGCTATCCCGAATGGCAGAGGGACACGCGGCCGGGATATGGCGCGCGAGATGGATAAGTTCCGTAATTTTATTGGAAACGAAGTGTTGCCGTTTGTAGAAGCCAAGTTTCCAACAAGTGGCCATAAAACACTGTTTGGTCATTCCCTTGCGGGATATTTCACTCTGAGTGTTCTTGCTGATGACGGTGATATGTTTGATGCCTACGTGGCTGCGAGCCCTGTGGTGCAGGTAAGAAACAGCGAACTTCTTGGTAAATTTGAAAAAATATTCTCTGAGAAAGCGGGATTAACTAAATCTCTCTATTTCACTCTTGCTGATGAAGCTGAAGAAGGTGTGCGTGCAACATCTGCTCTTAACAATATGGTTGCGCTCTTTAAGGAAAAAGCACCAGAGAACTTTGATTGGCGCTATGACTTTATCGATAATCAAGTACATATGACCACACCGTTCCTAACGGTTTATCAAGGTTTGTCTCATAGTTTTGCCGATTATCAGGCGCCTCGGTATGTTACCAAAGAAGAGTTTGAAAAAGCGGGTGGAATGGCAGGGCTGCAAGCGTTTTTTGAGCGCAGGGCTGGTAAATATAACACTCCAGATACTATCCCGAGCGAGGTGATGCAAAATACTGGTTTCCTTTATAGCAGTGCAGGAGATCATGAGGGCGCTATCAAACTGTTAGCTGCCAACCTTGATAACCATAAAGAAGATCTGTTTGCTTATCATGCGCTTGGGCGCGCTTATGGCGCTGCGGAGCTTTTTGAAGATGCCGTGAAAACCTATGAAATGGCAGTTGTTCTTGCAGAAAAACAAGAATCTTCGGACCTCGGCTTTTTGAAGCGACAAGTTGAACGCTATAAGAAAAGCCTTTCTCAGTGATTGGGTAAGGAAAGCCAGGCAAAGCCTGGCTTTTTTACTTCTGGCGTTGAGTTAGTGAGGAGCGCGTTCCAGTGTAACTGAACGTCCGCCTTGGCTTAAGGTCACGTTAGGCGCCTGATCTCCTTTTCCAAACTCTAATGACGCACCTGTTTGTGGCAGGAAGTAAAGGTTGGCCGTTTGGGCTGTTGCTTCCAGTTCAGCTTGTCCTTCCAGTTGAACCAGTATTTTACGGCCTTCCATGCGTACATGAAGGATAAGCCCGGGCCCGCCTTGGTATGTGCCAGTGATACGCTTTTTCTGCGCAGAAGAAAGGTTGGCTGCGCTTACGTTCTTCGGTAGCGTTGTTGTAACAAGTGCGCTGAAAGTGCCTTCGCTATCTTTGATGGTTTTCAGCTCCATGCCAGATATTTCAGCACCTTCATCACGGGTGAATTTCAAAACATCCATGCCGTTATCAAACAGGAACTGGTCACCGCCAATTGGCATCAGCGGCAGTGGTACACCGCCAGTGCGTTTTGATGTAAGCTGGTCACCCATCAAGCGTATTTCACGGTTTTCATGTTCGTTGATTTGGTACACACCTTCATATTCGCGAAGTTCGCTTTTGCTTAGATCCTCAACCACAGGCTCGGGGAATGGGTTGCCAAGTGCATAGGCCGCGATACGGAACGCGATTTCTGATGGACGGAAATCGGATAGGGGACTATCTGAGTTCTGAATAATTGCTACGCCAATTTCTGATTTCGGTAGATACATTAGAAAGCTGTTGAAACCATGAATGCCACCACCGTGTGAAAGCATCACTTCTCCCCTAAACTGCTGGTTATTAATACCGAAACCATATTCAGCTTCTAGGGCTTTGCCTTGCGGCGTTATCATTTGTCTGTAAGTGGCATCTTTCAGCAGTTTACCGTTATGCAAGGCTATGTTCCAGCGCAGAAGATCTTCAGGTGTGGATACCAAAGCGCCTGCAGCATGGGGTTGTGTCATACTAAGAATGGGGGCAGGAGCAAGATTGCCGTCAATAAGCGTATAACCGTTGGTGAGGCCGCGGATTAGCAGGTCATTACCACCAAACTCCGTTTTCTTGAGGTCATACTCATTGAAAATCGCTTCCTGCATATATGCATACCAAGCTTTCCCTGTGATTTTCTCAATGATGGCGCCTAGAAGTACATAACCAGAATTATTGTATGCCCAACTTTCACCCGGTTTAAAATCAACTGGAATATCTTTGAAGCTTGAGATCATTTCCTCTGTGGTGGCATCTAGGCGAATAGGGCCATCCATTACGCCTTCAATGCTGGTATAGCTTTTAATACCTGATGTATGGTTGAGAAGCTGAAGTACGGTAATGTTTTCACCGTTTGGGTAATCAGGCAAAAACTTTGATAGTGGGTCATCAAGGTTTAACTTACCGTCATCCACAAGTTTTAAAATGGCGGCGGCTGCAAACTGTTTGGTTACTGAACCAATCCGCATCACATGGCCTGGGTTAAGAGGAACCTCAAGTTCAGCATTGGCTTGCCCGCGTGCGCCGCGGTATATGATTTCATCGCCTCTGGAGACAGCAATGATAGCGCCCGGAATAAGGTCCAGATAAGCCTGTTCCATCAGCTTATCGGCATATTGTTGTAGGTTTTCTGATTGTTGTGTTTGTTGTTCAGAGCATGCCAGCAATGTGAAAGGCAGCAGAACAACGGCAAAAAGCATATGCATACGGCGCATATGGTCCTCCCTCTGTCGTCAAGTTATGCGCTCGTCGGGAAATCAATTTCCTCTCAAGGGCGCGCTGTTCTGTAACCAGCATGTTTTTCTTTTTATAGAAAGTACCATATCGCCAGGTATTTCTATTTCAAGGGGAAGTTTGAAGATTTGTTACCAGTTAAGTAAGTTTTTCCGGTGTGTTTTTCCAATAGGTAGACGTAGGCCAGTTTTGAAAACTACCGTGTCGTCTTCGATGAAATCGATCGCATCCTTGCGGGCTATAAAGGATTTATGGATGCGTATAAAACGGTTTGAGGGCAGGCTTTTCTCGAAACTTATCAAGGAGGCTGGTGTTAGTAGATAGTTATCCCCTCGCCATACTTTTACGTAATTGCCATACGCTTCCAGATGGTGGATATCTTCAAACCGCACGTGAATATGTTTGCTGTCTACCTTAATCAGCAGGCTATCTTGTATGGGGGCAGCTTCTTCCGGTGCTGCTGGTGGTTGGCTGGCATTGGAAATGCGGTGTCTCACTTTTTCAAGTGCTTGCTCAAATCGGTCAAACCGGTAGGGTTTAAGAAGATAATCAGTTACATCGAAGTTATAGCTCTCCAACGCATATTCTTCGTAAGCTGATGTGATGATAATTGCGGGCTTTTCTTTAAGCATGCTTAAAAAATCAAGTCCGCTTAAAACTGGCATTTCGATATCAAGGAAGATCAGGTCAACCTGCTCGGTTTTGAGGAATTCTAGCGCATTTTGGGCTGAATGGCAGTGCCCGGAGATTTCTACATCATCTACTTCATTCAGGTATGTTTTTATAATCTCATGCGCGAGAGGTTCATCATCAATGATCAGTGCTTTTATCATGGGATTAAAGGTCCATTACCAGTGAGATACAGAAACGATCCTGCATTTTTATGATATTGAGAGTATGCTGATCTTTATACTGCAAATTCAAGCGTTTATGAACATTTTTGAGGCCAATGCCGGGAGTGCTGTTTTTATAAGTTCGCAGGATGGAATTCTCACAAATGAAAGTAAGCTTGTTATCTTCTATGGTCGCTGAGATACGTAACCATGAGTTTTTGTTGTTTCCTTCCAAGCCGTGTTTGAAGGCATTTTCGATAAAAACGATTAACATCAAGGGGGCAATGGTGTGATTGGAACTGGTATTGCCGAAATGGACATTAAATTGGCAGTCTTCTCCCATTCTCAGTTGCTGTAGAGCTAGGTAATCTTGTAGGTAAGCAAATTCCTCTGCCAGTGGCACACGTTCCTTATCGCCTTTATAAACTACGTATCTGAAAAGTCCCGCAAGTTGCAGTACGGCTTCTGGGGCTTTCACTGATTTGGTTAGGGTGAGAGCATAAAGACTATTAAGTGAATTAAAGAGAAAATGAGGGTTTATCTGTTGTTGTAGCAGTGTAAGTTCAGCTTCTAACTGTCGTTTTCCTGCCTCTGATAACTGCCTGGAGTTTTCTTGCCATTTAAACGCCAGTATCAATGGTAAGCTACCGGCTAGTACCGCAAAACCCATATTAAAATTATGAATGCTGAAGATGTTGTCATCTCCGCTTGGGGTTAGTGGTTGGCTGCCGCCGCTTATTGGTAAGTTGAGGGCTATATAAGTTAGCGGTGGATAAAGAAGGATAAGCGTCATAAAGCCCGCGAAAACATAAGCCACCACACCGTGCTTGCTGAGGAAGTGGTTAATCAGTACGTGATGATTTATATAATAGAGCACATAAAGGCACATATATAAGAGCAGCATTTGAAGCCAGAAGAAGATGAAGGTGGGTATGTTTTCAAAAATATGCCTGAAATTTATTTCCATGGGGATAGGCTGGTTATAGATTGCCTCTGGATGAGACCCCAGGAAAAGAGCCGCTATAAAGCTGGCAATCACCGCCAGTGAAAATAGAGCATTATCAAGATTGATGTTGAATTTAATCTGGTTTTTTTGCCGTGTGCTAAACCAACCATTCACATATTCAATACCGTAAATCAGCCATAACAAAAGAAAACTGAAAATATCACTGATGACATATGGGGCAGTGTGTGATTGGTTGGCTAAACCCATTAAAATCGCAGGCCCCGTAAGCAGAATAATAAGACGGTATATCCAGCGGCGTTCAATGGTTTTTGGGCTGTATGTACTTAGAAGTAAAACTATTGGCCCCAACTCAAGAGTAAAGCGTGTGAGAGTGTAAAGGTAATTGGTAAGTCCCGCACCATCTTTCATAAACATATAAAATACGCTGTTTCCAAAGATCACTAAGAGCCCAGAGAGGTAGGGGGCAATAGCGTTTGTAACACTGGATAGGTTCATTGGATTTTCACTCAATTGTTCGCGCTGACTTTATGATGTTTATGCTCGCGATATTATACTCGCCCCAAAAGGGTTAAATGATCAACGGGCTGATTTCAGGGATAAACTAACTCGTCACCCATTTTAACGTTAAAAATGCCAAATTCTTCTTCGGTCACGAGTTTTGGGGCGTTCATCACTCTCATGTTGTAGATACTTACGCCGACCATATTTTGAACTCAACAGCGACAGAGGCAATTCCGCCCCCGCTTGTTGGAGAAGAAAAATGATCAGCAGAAATCGTAATATTCTAAAAACACCTAATGGATTGAATGTGCTCCGCACCGGCGCTTTGGGGCTTTGCGCTCTTGTGGTGACAGGTGTCCAGCAGGTTGCGGCACAGGAAAGCCAGAGTACCGAAAGCAGAATTCAAAAGTTGGATAGCTATTTTGAACGCTGTGAGGGTTACAAAATTTGTAACGGAACTGTTCTGGTAACAGATGGTGGGCAACTGGTTTATACTAAAACAATGGGGCAAGCCGGTGTCGATGCAGGCGTGAAACTGGAAGCAAATCATCAATTCGATATTGGTTCTATCACCAAGCAGTTTACCGCTACTGCAATTATGCGCCTTAAGGATCAAGGTAAGTTGGCGTTTGATGATGATGTGCGAAAATATCTCCCGGAATTGGCATATGAAGGCATTACCATTCGGCATCTGTTGAACCATACATCGGGGGTGCCAGAAGTGATGGGGTATTATTCACAGCAGTACCGGCAAGGTAAAGTGAAGGAGAATATCACTAATGATGGCCTATTGAAGGTGCTTGCAGAATTTAAAATGCCTGTTCGCTTCGGGCCTCAGGAAAAATGGGCTTATAGTAATACAGGCTATACCTTGCTGGCTTCAATTGTTGAGCGGGTGTCTGAAAAATCCTTTTCGATTTTTCTGGATGATGAGTTCTTTAATCCTCTGGGTATGAAAGACACAGTTTTGCGTACACCAGATACAGAAGATGAAATTGATAAAAGAGCTTATGGATTCAGCACGCAATTAACTGGGGAAATCCGCAAGAACGACCAAATACCGTTTTTCTATCTGGTAGGCGGCGGTGGTATCTATGCCACGATTTCTGATCTGCATAAGTGGGAACAAGCCCTTTCTGCGGGACAGTTGGTTTCAGCGGAAAGTTGGAAGGAAGCCACTACACCTATCACCCTAGCTGACGGCAGTACTAAAGAATACGGGTTTGGTTGGGGTTTGAGGGCTAGCAAGCTTGGCGCAGAACGGGTGGCTCACGGGGGGCATTGGCGCGGATTTAAGGCAGCGTTTGAAATGTTCCCGAATAAAGACCGTAGTATCATTATGCTCACGAATAACGGAGCAGACGATAGTGTTGATCAGGCGGTGGATGATGTAGAAGCTATTCTTGAAGGCAAGGAGCCCGCCCCCCTTAAGCGTTCAATAGCGCAAGCGCTCTATAAGGTGGTTAGTGAAGGCGGAGCTGATGCCGCGCAGCAATTTGTTAAGCAAACTGCGAGCAAATATTATTTTGATGAAGATGAATTAAACCGACTTGGTTACTTCCTTTTGGGAAATGATAAAATTGCTGAAGCGATTGCTGTTTTTGAAATTAATACAGAGACATTCCCCACATCGGCAAACACGTTCGATAGTCTTGCGGAAGCTTTTTTGAAGGCCGGGCAAAAAGCGAAAGCAGTGGCTACTTATGAAAAAGTGTTGAAGCTTGATCCTGATTTTGAAGGTGCCCAAGAAAAGCTCGCGGAGCTTAGAGTAGGGAAATAACGAGGCATAATCAGTCGAGCATGCAATTTTGCTCGACTGATTTGTTGTTGGCCTACTTGTTTTTCAATAGCCAAGCGTTTTCGGTAACGGGGGAGATATCAAATTCTTCATGCGGTAGTGGGTCTTTCACCAGCAATTTAAGCTGATAGGTATCAAAATAATGCTGGGTTACCTCTGTATCCGTGATTGGAAAAGGAGGTCCATTCCTGAGGGCAGGATCATATTCCAAACAGATAAGAAGTTGGTGGGCGCCCTCAGTGATATCGATTATATGGGCTGCATAGCGTTTTCTCATTTCAGCGGGTAAAGCCACCAGTGCTCCGCGGTCGAACACAGCGTCGACAAGGCCTAACATTCTGTCTGTCAGATCAAAGATATTACCCACATAAATATCTATATTCTCTGCACTGTAGAGTTTCATGGAACCGGCGGCAGTGACTGTTGGCTCTAGCTCTAATTCTTCAAATAACTGCGTGATAGCTGCTTCGCTAAGTTCTGCGCCAACAACGGAATGTCCGTTCGATAATAGCCAGCCAATATCTTTGGTTTTGCCACAAAGCGGCAAGAAAATGCGGCTATTCTCATATAGCTTAAGTTCGCCGAAATATTTCACAAGCTTTGGGTTTGCCTCGCTTAGGTGGAAGCGAATCTCATTCTTTGCCCATTTCTGGTGCCAAAATTGTTCATCCATAATCATACCTCATACTGAATTACCGCACCTTAGGCTCGCTTGAACCTATGGTGAATTATGGGTAGGCTACAAGTTCAAGTTAACTTGAGGTCAAGAGAAAAATTATGAACCCTGCTATCCTTGATATTGCTGAGGTTGCGAAACTATCTGGTTTGCCTGCATCTACCATCAGGTTTTATGAAGAGAAGGATCTTGTTCGCTCAATCGGCAGGCGAGGGTTAAGGCGTTTGTTTGAGCCAAATGTACTGCTTCGGCTTCAGCTTATAGTGTTGGGGCAACAATCAGGTTTTTCGTTGGAAGAGATTGGAGCAATGTTCACTGAAGGCGGTACCGAAATTAACCGAGAACAGTTGCTTGTGAAGGCTGATGAGCTTGATAGGAACATAAAGCAACTTACCGCCATGAGAGATGGTTTGAGGCATGCAGCTGTATGTGAAGCACCAAGTCATTTAGAATGTCCTCGTTTCCAAAAGGTGATGAAAATCACCAATAAAAAATATCTTCGAGACCGGCAGAAGCAAAAAATATAACAAAAATTTCTGGCACGAAAAATATTCTATCATTTTGTTTTATCATGAGTTTTTCTTTCTTTTTGGGTTAAGGGAAGCTCATCTATGCGTTACAATGATCTTTAATATAACATGCTACCTTGCATAACATGGTAGCATGTTATATAGTGATTCCCATGGACGCAAAAAATACAATTTCACAAATGCGACGCGGGATACTTGAGTTCTGCATTGTCAGCTTGCTGGCAAAGGATGAAATTTATACCGCCGAGCTAATAGATCGTCTGAAGGCAGCGAACCTAATCGTCACTGATGGCACGCTATATCCAATGCTCAACCGTTTGCAGAAAGCGAAGCTCCTGCAATACCGTTGGGTGGAGTCTGAAGCCGGTCCGCCGCGTAAATATTACGCGCTAACAGAAGAAGGGACAGCGTTTCTCGCGAAGTTAGACGCTGCCTGGCAAGATATGACAGATTCCGTGGAATCTATCCGCAGAGGACAGAACGATGAATAAGGTTGTCAGTATAGAAATAGCCGGTCAGGTTTTTTGGATAGATGAAGAAGCATATGATGTGCTTCGTTCTTACCTGAAAAAAATCAGACATCAGCTAGCGGGTGATGACTGTGAGGCAGAGATTGTTAAGGATATTGAATTACGTATCGCCGAGCTTCTCTACACATTCAGTAGCCACGATAAAAAAGCCATTACGGTGGAGCAGCTTGAAAGTGTAATTGAGCAGGTTGGCTTTATTGATGGTGATGAAGAGGCCGAAGAT
This DNA window, taken from Kordiimonas sp. SCSIO 12603, encodes the following:
- a CDS encoding alpha/beta hydrolase-fold protein: MKSILSLLLVGTIATTTIHTYSANAYMGFQEAKETEAVTVELGKRYLLQSGILEEEREILVHLPKSYDPSDGNTQKYPVIVVLDGDSHFGHATLGSGLLEENSRMPEAIIVAIPNGRGTRGRDMAREMDKFRNFIGNEVLPFVEAKFPTSGHKTLFGHSLAGYFTLSVLADDGDMFDAYVAASPVVQVRNSELLGKFEKIFSEKAGLTKSLYFTLADEAEEGVRATSALNNMVALFKEKAPENFDWRYDFIDNQVHMTTPFLTVYQGLSHSFADYQAPRYVTKEEFEKAGGMAGLQAFFERRAGKYNTPDTIPSEVMQNTGFLYSSAGDHEGAIKLLAANLDNHKEDLFAYHALGRAYGAAELFEDAVKTYEMAVVLAEKQESSDLGFLKRQVERYKKSLSQ
- a CDS encoding serine hydrolase; translation: MRRMHMLFAVVLLPFTLLACSEQQTQQSENLQQYADKLMEQAYLDLIPGAIIAVSRGDEIIYRGARGQANAELEVPLNPGHVMRIGSVTKQFAAAAILKLVDDGKLNLDDPLSKFLPDYPNGENITVLQLLNHTSGIKSYTSIEGVMDGPIRLDATTEEMISSFKDIPVDFKPGESWAYNNSGYVLLGAIIEKITGKAWYAYMQEAIFNEYDLKKTEFGGNDLLIRGLTNGYTLIDGNLAPAPILSMTQPHAAGALVSTPEDLLRWNIALHNGKLLKDATYRQMITPQGKALEAEYGFGINNQQFRGEVMLSHGGGIHGFNSFLMYLPKSEIGVAIIQNSDSPLSDFRPSEIAFRIAAYALGNPFPEPVVEDLSKSELREYEGVYQINEHENREIRLMGDQLTSKRTGGVPLPLMPIGGDQFLFDNGMDVLKFTRDEGAEISGMELKTIKDSEGTFSALVTTTLPKNVSAANLSSAQKKRITGTYQGGPGLILHVRMEGRKILVQLEGQAELEATAQTANLYFLPQTGASLEFGKGDQAPNVTLSQGGRSVTLERAPH
- a CDS encoding LytTR family DNA-binding domain-containing protein, with translation MIKALIIDDEPLAHEIIKTYLNEVDDVEISGHCHSAQNALEFLKTEQVDLIFLDIEMPVLSGLDFLSMLKEKPAIIITSAYEEYALESYNFDVTDYLLKPYRFDRFEQALEKVRHRISNASQPPAAPEEAAPIQDSLLIKVDSKHIHVRFEDIHHLEAYGNYVKVWRGDNYLLTPASLISFEKSLPSNRFIRIHKSFIARKDAIDFIEDDTVVFKTGLRLPIGKTHRKNLLNW
- a CDS encoding sensor histidine kinase; this encodes MNLSSVTNAIAPYLSGLLVIFGNSVFYMFMKDGAGLTNYLYTLTRFTLELGPIVLLLSTYSPKTIERRWIYRLIILLTGPAILMGLANQSHTAPYVISDIFSFLLLWLIYGIEYVNGWFSTRQKNQIKFNINLDNALFSLAVIASFIAALFLGSHPEAIYNQPIPMEINFRHIFENIPTFIFFWLQMLLLYMCLYVLYYINHHVLINHFLSKHGVVAYVFAGFMTLILLYPPLTYIALNLPISGGSQPLTPSGDDNIFSIHNFNMGFAVLAGSLPLILAFKWQENSRQLSEAGKRQLEAELTLLQQQINPHFLFNSLNSLYALTLTKSVKAPEAVLQLAGLFRYVVYKGDKERVPLAEEFAYLQDYLALQQLRMGEDCQFNVHFGNTSSNHTIAPLMLIVFIENAFKHGLEGNNKNSWLRISATIEDNKLTFICENSILRTYKNSTPGIGLKNVHKRLNLQYKDQHTLNIIKMQDRFCISLVMDL
- a CDS encoding serine hydrolase, coding for MISRNRNILKTPNGLNVLRTGALGLCALVVTGVQQVAAQESQSTESRIQKLDSYFERCEGYKICNGTVLVTDGGQLVYTKTMGQAGVDAGVKLEANHQFDIGSITKQFTATAIMRLKDQGKLAFDDDVRKYLPELAYEGITIRHLLNHTSGVPEVMGYYSQQYRQGKVKENITNDGLLKVLAEFKMPVRFGPQEKWAYSNTGYTLLASIVERVSEKSFSIFLDDEFFNPLGMKDTVLRTPDTEDEIDKRAYGFSTQLTGEIRKNDQIPFFYLVGGGGIYATISDLHKWEQALSAGQLVSAESWKEATTPITLADGSTKEYGFGWGLRASKLGAERVAHGGHWRGFKAAFEMFPNKDRSIIMLTNNGADDSVDQAVDDVEAILEGKEPAPLKRSIAQALYKVVSEGGADAAQQFVKQTASKYYFDEDELNRLGYFLLGNDKIAEAIAVFEINTETFPTSANTFDSLAEAFLKAGQKAKAVATYEKVLKLDPDFEGAQEKLAELRVGK
- the tmpT gene encoding thiopurine S-methyltransferase, producing the protein MDEQFWHQKWAKNEIRFHLSEANPKLVKYFGELKLYENSRIFLPLCGKTKDIGWLLSNGHSVVGAELSEAAITQLFEELELEPTVTAAGSMKLYSAENIDIYVGNIFDLTDRMLGLVDAVFDRGALVALPAEMRKRYAAHIIDITEGAHQLLICLEYDPALRNGPPFPITDTEVTQHYFDTYQLKLLVKDPLPHEEFDISPVTENAWLLKNK
- a CDS encoding helix-turn-helix domain-containing protein; protein product: MNPAILDIAEVAKLSGLPASTIRFYEEKDLVRSIGRRGLRRLFEPNVLLRLQLIVLGQQSGFSLEEIGAMFTEGGTEINREQLLVKADELDRNIKQLTAMRDGLRHAAVCEAPSHLECPRFQKVMKITNKKYLRDRQKQKI
- a CDS encoding PadR family transcriptional regulator, with the translated sequence MRRGILEFCIVSLLAKDEIYTAELIDRLKAANLIVTDGTLYPMLNRLQKAKLLQYRWVESEAGPPRKYYALTEEGTAFLAKLDAAWQDMTDSVESIRRGQNDE